From Rhodococcus sp. B7740, one genomic window encodes:
- the pepN gene encoding aminopeptidase N, producing the protein MSTANLTRTETRRRSRHISGVNYRVHLDLLRAEDMDLDTFETVTTIEFDATTATTWVDFIGATVDEVTVNGIDAAVDYDGSRIQLVGLTEQNIVRIRAHGRYSRTGEGLHRFVDPVDDNVYLYTQYEPADARRVFANFEQPDLKAPFTLTVTAPPTWIVLSNREGITADSVTTFVPTLPISTYITAVAAGPYHCVQSSWTRGELTVPLGAYCRASLSEYFDAEDIFDITKRGLDFFHDKFDYPYPFGKYDQIFVPEYNLGAMENPGLVTFTESYVFRSAATEAQYEARANTILHEMAHMWFGDLVTMQWWDDLWLKESFADFMGAYASAEATRFTDAWVSFANRRKAWAYLQDQLPTTHPIVADITDLEAAKLNFDGITYAKGASVLKQLGAFVGADAFFAASRNYFRTHAFGNTTLTDLLSEMSAASGRDLDTWAAAWLQTTGVSTLSYTGDAVEQTDPRPHRIAVGLYDLDEAGDLTRTHRRELDITDARTPVDFPDAALVLLNDDDLTYAKIRFDGRSITTVRNHLDRIVDPLARGLVWSALWNSTRDAEMSALEYIDIATRFAPNEPKIGLLSAVTANVAYALEHYLPEDRRDEPTRQWLEASWTQLHASEPGSDAQLVWGRATAAAAQLDGSRAAELRALLDGTATVPGLRLDPDQRWSFWLALAATGNATAAELDAELATDNTLSGRTAHTAASTAIPDAEVKARAWTAITERDDASNDVLDAFITGFGAGHRPDLTQPYGNRYFETISSLWTSRSIEIARRIVVRLFPQQSSTEAADSWLAEHEWAPAALRRLVIEQRDHLARSLRVQARLG; encoded by the coding sequence GTGAGCACCGCGAATCTGACCCGGACCGAAACTCGCAGGCGATCGCGCCACATCAGCGGGGTGAACTATCGCGTTCACCTGGACCTTCTGCGCGCAGAAGACATGGACCTCGACACCTTCGAGACCGTGACGACCATCGAATTCGACGCGACGACCGCTACGACATGGGTGGATTTCATCGGTGCGACAGTCGACGAAGTCACCGTCAACGGCATCGACGCGGCGGTCGATTACGACGGCTCCCGCATTCAACTGGTCGGGCTCACCGAGCAGAACATCGTTCGGATTCGCGCGCACGGACGGTACAGCAGGACTGGCGAGGGACTGCACCGATTCGTCGATCCCGTCGACGATAACGTCTATCTCTACACCCAGTACGAACCGGCCGATGCACGCCGGGTGTTCGCGAACTTCGAGCAACCGGATCTCAAAGCCCCCTTCACCCTGACGGTCACGGCTCCGCCGACGTGGATCGTGCTGTCGAACCGAGAGGGAATCACTGCCGACTCGGTCACCACCTTCGTGCCGACCCTGCCGATATCGACGTACATCACCGCAGTTGCAGCAGGCCCGTATCACTGCGTCCAATCGTCCTGGACGCGAGGCGAACTCACCGTCCCTCTCGGTGCGTACTGCCGGGCGTCTCTCTCCGAGTACTTCGATGCCGAGGACATCTTCGACATCACGAAGCGGGGGCTGGACTTCTTTCACGACAAGTTCGACTACCCGTACCCGTTCGGAAAGTACGACCAGATCTTCGTCCCCGAATACAACCTCGGCGCGATGGAGAATCCCGGCCTCGTCACGTTCACCGAATCGTATGTATTCCGTTCTGCGGCAACCGAAGCTCAGTACGAGGCCCGCGCAAACACGATTCTGCACGAGATGGCGCACATGTGGTTCGGCGACCTCGTCACGATGCAGTGGTGGGACGACCTGTGGCTCAAGGAATCCTTCGCGGACTTCATGGGTGCGTACGCGTCGGCCGAGGCGACCCGATTCACCGATGCCTGGGTCAGTTTCGCCAACCGACGAAAAGCGTGGGCATACCTGCAGGACCAACTGCCGACCACCCACCCTATCGTCGCCGACATCACCGACCTCGAGGCTGCGAAGCTCAACTTCGACGGCATCACCTACGCCAAGGGGGCGAGCGTCCTCAAACAACTCGGAGCCTTCGTGGGTGCAGATGCCTTCTTCGCCGCTTCCCGCAACTACTTTCGCACCCACGCTTTCGGAAACACCACGCTGACGGATCTACTGAGCGAGATGTCCGCGGCGAGCGGGCGCGACCTCGATACCTGGGCTGCAGCATGGCTGCAGACCACCGGCGTCTCGACGCTCAGCTACACCGGCGATGCCGTCGAGCAGACAGACCCGCGGCCTCACCGAATCGCCGTCGGGCTCTACGATCTCGACGAAGCGGGGGATTTGACGAGAACGCACCGCCGAGAACTCGACATCACCGATGCACGAACGCCGGTCGACTTTCCCGATGCCGCACTGGTGCTGCTCAACGACGACGACCTGACGTACGCCAAGATCCGATTCGACGGGCGCTCGATCACCACCGTGCGGAACCACCTCGATCGCATCGTCGATCCCCTCGCCCGAGGCCTGGTGTGGTCGGCACTGTGGAACTCCACCCGCGACGCCGAGATGTCCGCACTCGAATACATCGACATCGCAACCAGATTCGCGCCCAACGAGCCCAAGATCGGCCTTCTGTCGGCGGTCACCGCGAACGTGGCGTACGCCCTCGAGCACTACCTCCCGGAGGACCGACGGGACGAACCGACCCGGCAGTGGCTCGAGGCGTCGTGGACGCAACTGCACGCGAGCGAGCCGGGGAGCGACGCCCAGTTGGTGTGGGGGCGAGCCACCGCGGCCGCCGCCCAACTCGACGGTTCCCGCGCAGCCGAACTGCGCGCACTTCTCGACGGCACAGCGACGGTGCCAGGTCTACGTCTCGATCCCGATCAGCGCTGGTCGTTCTGGTTGGCCCTGGCCGCAACCGGGAACGCGACCGCAGCCGAGCTCGACGCCGAGCTGGCCACCGACAACACCTTGTCGGGACGCACCGCACACACCGCGGCATCGACGGCGATACCCGATGCCGAGGTCAAGGCGAGGGCGTGGACTGCCATCACCGAGCGCGACGATGCGTCCAACGACGTTCTCGACGCCTTCATCACCGGTTTCGGGGCCGGGCACAGACCGGATCTGACCCAGCCCTACGGCAATCGTTACTTCGAGACCATCTCCTCGTTGTGGACCTCGCGCAGCATCGAGATCGCCAGGCGAATCGTGGTCCGTCTGTTCCCGCAGCAGTCGTCGACGGAGGCCGCGGACAGCTGGCTCGCCGAGCACGAGTGGGCACCGGCTGCCCTGCGGCGCTTGGTGATCGAGCAACGAGACCACCTGGCGAGAAGCCTCCGAGTGCAGGCGCGGCTAGGGTGA
- a CDS encoding HNH endonuclease signature motif containing protein, whose product MGLRESTWMADDHSALADVLGARRRINAALASELSLMDDYVRGRTACASPWDTGVTEKDLYSSAICELAAALSSTFASVNNRVQMWRRLQPSVKRRFVDGSLDMERVRTIHDHLLHARPSTVVDIEAEVLKAAGEMAPGALGREIDRLLTEADPEWDRDVRKRAARTEKRIRLRRRARGLSSLTAVMTDGEADEQISRIDAVIARLHPEDPRSPDQRRGEAHTALMRGETLVCQCATCLIDRGDTATPESEDPQPTGATDASAGDTAHETSTASGEPVPQGPVRPIGQPPPARQPPKNTAQPEDTAPPENTARPDQASPPGDRPRPRPGGGTLIERWRAVVERNTLGEHALYPDGHGGMTVPPPGALSYKPSRALAARVRADHPYCLHPGCDVPSDRCDLDHIVEFDRQNPKRGGWTIPTNIGPRCRLHHNLKTRKLWHTELLPEGVLHIVDPLGRHYFTAPTL is encoded by the coding sequence ATGGGGCTACGCGAGTCGACGTGGATGGCGGACGATCACTCTGCTCTCGCCGACGTCCTCGGTGCGCGCAGAAGGATAAACGCTGCTCTCGCATCGGAACTGTCCCTCATGGACGATTACGTTCGCGGCCGAACGGCATGCGCATCCCCGTGGGACACGGGAGTAACCGAAAAGGATCTCTACAGCTCCGCGATCTGCGAGCTGGCAGCGGCTCTCTCGTCCACCTTCGCATCGGTCAACAACAGGGTGCAGATGTGGCGCCGATTGCAGCCGTCGGTGAAGCGTCGATTCGTCGACGGTTCGCTCGACATGGAGCGGGTCAGGACGATTCACGATCACTTGCTCCACGCTCGTCCGAGCACGGTGGTCGATATCGAAGCCGAGGTTCTCAAGGCCGCTGGAGAAATGGCGCCCGGTGCCCTGGGGCGCGAGATCGATCGGTTGCTCACCGAGGCCGATCCGGAGTGGGACCGCGACGTGCGCAAGCGTGCCGCGCGCACGGAGAAGAGAATCCGGTTGCGGAGACGAGCACGGGGCCTGTCCAGCCTGACCGCGGTGATGACCGACGGTGAAGCCGACGAACAGATTTCACGAATCGACGCCGTGATCGCGCGACTGCACCCGGAGGACCCTCGATCCCCCGATCAACGACGAGGCGAAGCACACACTGCCTTGATGCGTGGCGAAACACTGGTCTGCCAGTGCGCGACGTGCCTGATCGATCGTGGTGACACCGCCACTCCCGAGTCCGAGGACCCGCAGCCCACCGGCGCGACCGACGCTTCGGCCGGCGACACAGCCCACGAGACATCTACCGCAAGTGGTGAACCCGTGCCGCAGGGGCCTGTTCGACCGATTGGGCAACCGCCACCGGCCAGGCAACCACCCAAGAACACAGCACAACCCGAGGACACAGCACCACCCGAGAACACAGCACGACCCGACCAGGCGTCGCCGCCCGGTGATAGACCGCGCCCGCGACCGGGAGGAGGGACGCTGATCGAACGTTGGCGGGCCGTCGTCGAGCGCAATACTCTCGGCGAGCACGCGCTCTACCCCGACGGACACGGAGGCATGACGGTTCCGCCGCCGGGGGCACTGTCTTACAAACCGAGTAGGGCACTCGCGGCGCGGGTACGAGCCGACCATCCGTACTGCCTGCATCCCGGCTGCGACGTGCCTTCGGATCGGTGCGATCTGGACCACATCGTCGAGTTCGACCGACAGAATCCGAAGCGAGGCGGCTGGACGATCCCGACGAACATCGGCCCGCGCTGTCGGCTCCACCACAACCTGAAAACACGCAAACTCTGGCACACCGAACTGCTGCCGGAGGGGGTGTTGCACATCGTCGATCCACTCGGACGCCACTACTTCACTGCGCCGACTCTGTGA
- a CDS encoding nitroreductase/quinone reductase family protein, whose product MNTFQKSAAAFNRVFMVVMKAPVLDRVLGRSMGILTYTGRRSGKKISLPLAIGRKGDHLKVRVAMPDKKNWWRNFTNDGGRVDVDLGGVHYSGLATATRDDRGRVTVDIALDR is encoded by the coding sequence GTGAACACCTTCCAGAAATCGGCAGCAGCGTTCAACAGGGTTTTCATGGTCGTGATGAAAGCGCCCGTGCTCGACAGGGTTCTCGGACGTTCGATGGGGATCCTGACGTACACCGGCCGAAGGTCCGGCAAGAAGATCTCGCTACCGCTGGCTATCGGCCGGAAAGGTGATCACCTGAAAGTCAGGGTGGCCATGCCGGACAAGAAGAACTGGTGGCGAAACTTCACGAACGACGGCGGTCGCGTCGACGTCGACCTCGGCGGCGTTCACTACTCCGGCCTGGCGACGGCGACCCGCGACGATCGCGGGCGGGTGACTGTCGACATCGCTTTGGATCGCTGA
- a CDS encoding Clp protease N-terminal domain-containing protein, whose amino-acid sequence MFERFTKSARSVVISAQGHAGTLRSPRVEPVHLFLGVLSVADEPLQTALGEAGFTVDGVLANVQSQDARALRSLGIDLDAVVSTIDSALGSGALEGAQASPHHLPFAPSAKDVLKLSLKEAVERRDREIGVEHILLGLVRGADPSFTELVQQHGSLQQLRSIVSLVRTS is encoded by the coding sequence ATGTTCGAGCGATTCACCAAGTCGGCCAGATCTGTCGTCATCAGCGCTCAGGGTCACGCAGGGACTCTGCGCTCGCCCCGAGTGGAGCCTGTCCATCTGTTTCTCGGAGTGCTGTCCGTCGCCGACGAGCCATTACAGACGGCGCTGGGCGAGGCCGGGTTCACCGTCGACGGAGTGCTCGCGAACGTGCAGTCTCAGGATGCGCGTGCGTTGAGGTCCCTGGGAATCGACCTGGACGCTGTCGTCTCGACGATCGACTCCGCTCTCGGTTCGGGTGCGCTGGAGGGCGCACAGGCGTCACCGCATCATCTCCCTTTCGCCCCATCGGCGAAGGACGTGTTGAAGCTGTCGCTGAAGGAAGCCGTCGAACGACGGGACCGCGAGATCGGCGTCGAACATATTCTTCTCGGTTTGGTTCGCGGTGCCGATCCTTCGTTCACCGAACTGGTGCAGCAGCATGGTTCGCTCCAGCAGTTGCGATCGATCGTCTCGCTCGTTCGGACGTCGTAG
- a CDS encoding phage holin family protein produces MNFLIRLVINAVAIWVAKEFVDGITVTSSGRGDGWDIVVLLGIAAVLTIVNAFIKPLVQLLSLPLLILTLGLFTLVINALMLLLTGWLSSQTGYGLEIVGFAAAFWGAIIISIVNFLLGALVPDKR; encoded by the coding sequence ATGAACTTCTTGATTCGGCTCGTGATCAACGCCGTTGCCATCTGGGTTGCCAAAGAATTCGTGGATGGCATCACTGTCACCAGTTCGGGGCGCGGCGACGGGTGGGACATCGTGGTGCTGCTCGGTATCGCGGCGGTGTTGACGATCGTCAATGCGTTCATCAAGCCGCTGGTGCAGCTGCTGTCCTTGCCGTTGCTGATTCTGACGCTCGGGCTGTTCACTCTCGTGATCAACGCGTTGATGCTGTTGTTGACGGGCTGGCTGTCGTCGCAGACCGGCTACGGTCTCGAGATCGTCGGGTTCGCCGCCGCGTTCTGGGGTGCGATCATCATCTCGATCGTGAACTTTCTGCTGGGTGCGTTGGTGCCCGACAAGCGTTAG
- a CDS encoding 1,4-dihydroxy-2-naphthoate polyprenyltransferase, translated as MATTAQWIEGARPRTLPNAIAPVLVGTGAAVSLDGGVWWKALLALVVSLALIVGVNFANDYSDGIRGTDDDRVGPLRLVGSKAASAGAVKKAAIGCFAVGAVAGLVLAATSAWWLIVVGLVCIAGAWYYTGGSKPYGYSGFGEIAVFVFFGLVAVLGTQFVQAEQIDWAGVLAAVAVGSFSSAVLVANNLRDIPTDTESGKLTLAVRLGDARTRYLHLALLVVPFAMTVVLIARTPWALVGLLALPFAARANSPVRKGAHGFELIPALRDSGLAMLVWGASTGVALAFA; from the coding sequence ATGGCCACCACTGCGCAATGGATCGAAGGTGCGCGACCGCGCACACTCCCGAATGCGATCGCCCCCGTCCTCGTCGGCACCGGCGCGGCCGTGTCGCTGGACGGAGGAGTGTGGTGGAAGGCACTGCTGGCGTTGGTCGTCTCGTTGGCTCTGATCGTGGGCGTCAACTTCGCCAACGATTATTCCGACGGAATCCGCGGTACCGACGACGATCGAGTCGGGCCCCTGAGACTGGTCGGCTCGAAGGCCGCGTCCGCCGGGGCCGTCAAGAAGGCCGCGATCGGTTGCTTCGCTGTCGGCGCTGTGGCCGGACTGGTCCTGGCTGCGACCAGCGCGTGGTGGCTGATCGTCGTCGGACTGGTCTGCATCGCCGGAGCCTGGTACTACACCGGTGGCTCGAAGCCGTACGGCTACAGCGGTTTCGGCGAGATAGCCGTGTTCGTGTTCTTCGGTCTCGTCGCGGTTCTCGGCACCCAGTTCGTACAGGCCGAGCAGATCGACTGGGCCGGAGTGCTGGCAGCGGTCGCCGTCGGCTCGTTCTCGAGCGCGGTCCTCGTCGCGAACAACCTTCGTGATATCCCCACCGACACCGAATCGGGAAAGCTCACCCTCGCAGTGCGATTGGGCGACGCCCGCACCCGCTACCTGCATCTCGCGCTACTGGTGGTGCCGTTCGCGATGACCGTCGTTCTGATCGCTCGCACCCCGTGGGCACTCGTCGGCCTGCTCGCACTGCCCTTCGCCGCTCGCGCGAACTCCCCGGTACGCAAGGGAGCTCACGGATTCGAGCTGATTCCGGCGCTGCGTGATTCGGGCCTGGCGATGCTCGTCTGGGGCGCGAGCACCGGCGTGGCTTTGGCCTTCGCCTAA
- a CDS encoding Hsp70 family protein, whose protein sequence is MRSSVGVSLGTCGIRTARTTEDGAWTDGTPFDDWQLSPTAADVARVVRGIVDSPDAPQSLGVAYRTPAERTGIADALAEEYVSDVHLIDRTGAAMEYLRPGLPSHHRTIALFDAGETGVDVDIVDVETGRSYGSARTTAMSGASFDAVVREHILGLGIVRPPHSPDEDSALTAFCRGIKEALSSHLTTSTPDGEHILLERHIFELSIARSTEQAAETVRRLGLEAEFYPDAVIAIGGTSNVPLVRATLERFLQLPVVVPDRPELVIAGGAAVHATHVDATHVPPVVSHRPALTRLGMIALPIAGVIAAIGLFTALGSSDENQRLSTPASVGESVPQTTTPAATRTTTPTSSPPPDIPPPPPTTTAPAPAAANSAPYVQYQQPHYYPPAPPPAPTVPLPQIPGVQMPVIPLPVLPRLPF, encoded by the coding sequence ATGCGTTCGTCAGTGGGTGTGTCCCTCGGCACGTGCGGCATTCGCACGGCTCGGACCACCGAAGACGGCGCATGGACCGACGGCACCCCGTTCGACGACTGGCAGCTCTCCCCCACGGCCGCGGACGTCGCCCGCGTCGTGCGCGGCATCGTCGACAGCCCGGACGCGCCCCAATCACTCGGCGTCGCCTATCGCACCCCCGCGGAACGTACCGGGATCGCCGACGCGCTGGCCGAGGAGTACGTCTCCGACGTCCATCTCATCGACAGAACCGGCGCGGCAATGGAATACCTGCGCCCAGGGCTTCCCTCCCACCATCGAACGATCGCGCTGTTCGACGCGGGCGAGACCGGAGTCGACGTCGACATCGTGGACGTCGAAACCGGCCGCTCCTACGGTTCGGCGCGGACCACCGCCATGAGTGGTGCCTCCTTCGACGCAGTGGTCCGTGAACACATACTCGGACTCGGCATAGTGCGTCCGCCCCACTCTCCCGACGAGGACAGCGCGCTGACGGCCTTCTGCCGCGGAATCAAGGAAGCTCTGTCCTCGCACCTGACCACCAGCACACCCGATGGCGAGCACATTCTCCTCGAACGGCACATCTTCGAGTTGTCCATCGCACGCTCCACCGAACAGGCCGCCGAGACGGTGCGCAGGCTCGGCCTGGAGGCCGAGTTCTATCCCGACGCCGTCATCGCCATCGGCGGCACGTCCAACGTCCCGTTGGTCCGGGCCACCCTCGAACGATTCCTGCAACTGCCGGTCGTCGTCCCGGACCGGCCCGAACTGGTCATCGCCGGTGGTGCCGCGGTACACGCCACCCACGTCGACGCGACCCACGTGCCGCCCGTCGTCTCGCACCGTCCCGCCCTGACTCGACTGGGCATGATCGCGCTGCCGATCGCGGGCGTCATCGCCGCAATCGGACTGTTCACCGCACTCGGATCCAGCGACGAGAATCAACGACTGAGCACCCCCGCCAGCGTCGGCGAATCGGTTCCACAGACCACGACACCCGCTGCCACCAGGACCACGACGCCCACATCGTCACCGCCGCCCGACATCCCACCTCCCCCGCCGACCACCACCGCGCCTGCGCCTGCTGCCGCGAATTCCGCGCCCTACGTGCAGTACCAGCAGCCGCACTACTACCCGCCGGCACCTCCGCCCGCCCCCACGGTGCCCCTGCCCCAGATTCCTGGTGTCCAGATGCCCGTGATCCCGCTGCCGGTATTGCCGCGCCTACCGTTCTGA
- a CDS encoding BTAD domain-containing putative transcriptional regulator: MAVPIDIAHPRTKDLTTDLPVVGILGVVATRIDSELVPVPGVRAQALLVALALAPGRIRSAQALIDEVWPGETPRSPKNALQTQISRLRSVLPAGVLESDRGGYRLALGSDDTDLGRARVLTRAAEGRLAASQWQDALDGVLDASGLWRGEPAEPVRAQAELLEVTLRSVQISALLGLRRFDDAIPLARARVAADPTDELATADLIRALHGAGRSNDALSVFAALRSELADRLGTDPSPAVTALNTEILGHTAPKMLQTIGLRAAPNALIGRGEDLDAIEVLLGSSRVTTVLGPGGAGKTRIAHELGRRAGAHMSVAFVELASLRSEEDVASAIGATLGLTEADIKVGGLPVTRVHSIRERLVDVFSSRRGLLILDNCEHVIDEVAVVVDALVASSDAVTVLATSRSPMGITAESVFPLPSLGVVGSNSPATELFCVRARAVRPSARLEPDAVNRLCRTLDGLPLAIELAAARVKSMSVEEIDARLDHRFTLLKSADRTRPERHRTLHAVIDWSWNLLDASEQAALRRLCRFPAGFDLDAARQVAQWAAVEDISAALDGLVDQSMLSVVESPTGIRYHMLETVREYGEEQLDASGEAETVAARLREWSASVAVRVSAGYSGGRPAEMVALMEAEHDNLLSVMRHSFAQQFSDHVCTLFSVLGYFWAMRGAHSEVLNWADRVMSSMRGGMGGTPDDNAVMALLVLAAHFAYGGNLRRVARIRTDLRHLLNSRSAVSPGLRFDSEVVVHHAGGRGLARKLARAVRSEHDDVRCNAYVVRSMMAQNSGRLYESIRDAEQALAIARRRGDLWAVGSTSQTLASSYGLSGDYSRAVEYYRTSADVMWELHAFEESMQTRAFLAMALIGAGRVDEGRELIDELEAAAQGQEFTLDPPSGDDVGARWDHAQQRSNSASLTAVRAAADLEDGAVEQGLGGLRAALALGGWPSEDPSDPFMTILVCAAVGAHVLHGRAEDMDDAVAALTRKPWNMLVPGGFYDVPMLGAVACAVGSFEIHRGNRAVGVELLAVSSRAVGRQDFPSMRIDRHVRAARAVAGDRAVDAGLARAAVFTRNGALREILRLLPLV, encoded by the coding sequence GTGGCAGTGCCCATCGATATCGCGCATCCTCGGACGAAGGACCTCACGACCGACCTCCCGGTGGTGGGGATCCTCGGCGTCGTCGCGACCCGAATAGACAGCGAGCTGGTTCCGGTACCGGGTGTGCGGGCGCAGGCCTTGTTGGTGGCCTTGGCGCTGGCACCGGGGCGGATACGGTCGGCACAGGCCCTCATCGACGAGGTGTGGCCGGGCGAGACGCCCCGTTCGCCGAAGAACGCTCTGCAGACGCAGATCTCTCGGCTGCGGTCGGTGTTGCCCGCAGGTGTTCTCGAGAGCGACCGCGGTGGCTATCGGTTGGCGCTGGGCAGCGACGACACCGACCTCGGACGCGCCCGCGTCCTCACGCGGGCCGCGGAGGGTCGACTCGCAGCTTCGCAGTGGCAGGACGCCCTCGACGGTGTGCTCGACGCCTCTGGCCTGTGGCGAGGGGAGCCGGCGGAACCGGTCCGGGCGCAGGCCGAACTGCTCGAGGTCACGCTGAGGTCCGTCCAGATCTCGGCGTTGCTCGGGTTGCGCCGTTTCGACGACGCCATTCCGCTCGCGCGGGCGCGAGTCGCCGCGGACCCGACCGACGAGCTCGCCACCGCCGACCTGATTCGTGCACTGCACGGCGCGGGCAGATCCAACGATGCCCTCTCGGTGTTCGCGGCACTGCGATCCGAACTCGCCGACCGTCTGGGAACGGACCCCTCGCCGGCCGTGACCGCGTTGAACACCGAGATTCTGGGGCACACCGCGCCGAAGATGCTGCAGACCATCGGTCTGCGCGCCGCACCGAACGCACTGATCGGACGAGGCGAGGACCTCGACGCGATCGAGGTACTGCTCGGCAGTTCTCGCGTCACCACTGTCCTCGGACCCGGCGGCGCGGGTAAGACGCGGATCGCACACGAACTCGGTCGCCGCGCCGGTGCCCACATGTCGGTGGCTTTCGTCGAACTGGCATCGCTGCGCAGCGAAGAGGACGTCGCGTCGGCGATCGGAGCGACCCTGGGGCTCACCGAGGCCGACATCAAGGTCGGTGGCCTCCCGGTCACCCGGGTCCATTCGATTCGGGAACGACTGGTCGACGTCTTCTCGTCGCGGCGGGGATTGCTGATTCTCGACAATTGCGAGCACGTGATCGACGAGGTCGCGGTGGTGGTCGACGCCCTGGTGGCGTCGTCCGACGCGGTGACGGTGCTGGCGACGTCACGTTCCCCGATGGGGATCACGGCCGAGTCGGTCTTCCCGCTACCGTCGTTGGGTGTCGTCGGCTCGAATTCGCCTGCGACGGAACTGTTCTGCGTCAGGGCCCGGGCGGTCCGGCCGTCGGCGCGCCTCGAACCCGACGCGGTGAACCGATTGTGCCGCACCTTGGACGGACTGCCGTTGGCGATCGAACTGGCTGCGGCGCGGGTCAAGTCGATGAGCGTCGAGGAGATCGACGCGAGGCTCGATCATCGCTTCACGCTTCTGAAATCGGCGGATCGAACCAGGCCGGAACGGCATCGGACGTTGCACGCCGTCATCGACTGGAGTTGGAATCTGCTCGACGCCTCCGAACAAGCGGCCTTGCGTCGATTGTGCCGGTTCCCGGCGGGATTCGATCTCGACGCGGCGAGGCAGGTGGCGCAATGGGCTGCGGTGGAGGATATTTCGGCTGCGCTCGACGGTCTGGTCGATCAGTCCATGCTCAGCGTGGTCGAATCGCCGACCGGAATTCGGTACCACATGCTCGAGACCGTCCGCGAGTACGGCGAGGAGCAGCTCGACGCCAGTGGCGAGGCCGAAACCGTCGCAGCTCGACTGCGGGAGTGGTCTGCGTCCGTCGCCGTTCGGGTGTCCGCGGGCTACTCGGGTGGGCGTCCGGCCGAGATGGTCGCCCTGATGGAGGCCGAACACGACAACCTGCTGTCGGTGATGAGACATTCTTTTGCGCAACAGTTTTCGGACCACGTGTGTACCTTGTTCTCGGTACTGGGCTACTTCTGGGCCATGCGTGGGGCGCATTCGGAGGTGCTCAACTGGGCAGACAGAGTGATGAGCAGCATGCGTGGCGGGATGGGCGGCACGCCCGACGACAATGCCGTGATGGCTCTGCTGGTGCTGGCAGCCCACTTCGCCTACGGCGGGAATCTACGTCGGGTAGCGCGCATTCGCACAGATCTCCGGCACTTGCTGAACAGTCGGTCAGCGGTGTCGCCGGGGTTGCGCTTCGACTCGGAGGTTGTGGTCCACCACGCCGGGGGTCGAGGCCTGGCCCGAAAACTGGCCCGTGCCGTCCGATCCGAGCACGACGACGTTCGCTGCAACGCGTACGTCGTTCGCTCGATGATGGCGCAGAACTCGGGTCGCCTGTACGAGTCGATCCGAGACGCGGAGCAGGCGCTCGCCATCGCGCGCCGTCGAGGCGATCTGTGGGCCGTCGGCTCGACGTCGCAGACGCTGGCGAGCTCGTACGGGCTCTCGGGTGACTACTCCCGGGCTGTGGAGTACTACCGGACCTCGGCCGACGTCATGTGGGAGCTGCACGCGTTCGAGGAGAGTATGCAGACGCGCGCTTTTCTGGCGATGGCGTTGATCGGAGCCGGTCGCGTGGACGAGGGACGCGAACTGATCGACGAGTTGGAGGCCGCGGCGCAGGGACAGGAGTTCACCCTCGATCCACCCTCGGGCGACGACGTCGGTGCCCGCTGGGATCACGCTCAGCAGCGGTCGAATTCAGCGTCGCTGACGGCGGTGCGGGCGGCGGCGGATCTCGAGGACGGTGCCGTCGAGCAGGGTCTCGGGGGTCTTCGTGCGGCGTTGGCGTTGGGCGGGTGGCCGTCCGAGGATCCGAGCGATCCGTTCATGACGATTCTGGTGTGTGCGGCTGTCGGTGCGCACGTTCTGCACGGGCGCGCCGAGGACATGGACGACGCGGTGGCTGCGTTGACACGCAAGCCGTGGAATATGTTGGTACCGGGCGGTTTCTACGACGTTCCGATGCTCGGCGCAGTGGCGTGTGCGGTGGGTTCGTTCGAGATTCACCGCGGAAACCGGGCCGTGGGGGTGGAGTTGCTGGCGGTGTCGAGCAGGGCGGTGGGTCGGCAGGACTTTCCGTCGATGCGGATCGATCGACATGTGCGTGCGGCCCGAGCGGTTGCCGGTGACCGTGCGGTCGATGCCGGGCTCGCTCGGGCCGCTGTATTCACCAGAAACGGTGCGCTGCGCGAGATTCTGCGGTTGCTTCCACTCGTCTAG